A single Ketogulonicigenium vulgare WSH-001 DNA region contains:
- a CDS encoding SMP-30/gluconolactonase/LRE family protein has translation MTAPVEVVHHFTRDKLGETPLWCDRRQQLLWVDIEQPRLQSFDPATGRHQALGVDCDWLGSHALCADGRRLIAKDLALHLMDEDSGKMTPFAVIETGVDNRLNDGRVDRWGRLWIGTMDNQLHRPQGALYRVAGSGRVDKIAGDVIVSNGIAFSPDGRQMHFTDTRRYMSWVYDIDPDDGEITGRRLWADYSATKDRPDGAAMDVDGCLWAAFFGGGKIVRYRPDGQIDFEIPLPISNPTCLCFGGPDLRTLYITTAFKFLNSTQLQREPLAGALLAIEGIGQGLPEHRFTL, from the coding sequence ATGACGGCCCCTGTCGAGGTGGTCCATCATTTTACCCGCGACAAGCTGGGCGAGACGCCGCTGTGGTGCGATCGTCGTCAGCAATTGCTGTGGGTCGATATCGAACAGCCCCGCTTGCAAAGCTTTGATCCGGCGACGGGCAGGCATCAGGCACTGGGTGTCGATTGCGACTGGCTTGGGTCCCATGCGCTATGTGCCGACGGGCGACGGCTGATCGCCAAGGATCTGGCGCTGCATCTGATGGACGAGGATAGCGGCAAGATGACGCCCTTTGCCGTGATTGAGACCGGTGTCGATAACCGGCTGAACGATGGCCGTGTTGACCGCTGGGGGCGGCTGTGGATCGGCACCATGGACAACCAATTGCACCGCCCGCAAGGCGCGCTTTATCGGGTGGCGGGCAGCGGCCGTGTCGACAAGATCGCGGGTGATGTCATCGTCTCGAACGGAATCGCGTTTTCGCCTGACGGGCGGCAGATGCATTTCACCGATACGCGGCGCTATATGTCCTGGGTCTATGATATCGACCCGGATGATGGCGAGATCACCGGCCGCCGCCTGTGGGCGGATTACAGCGCCACCAAAGATCGCCCCGATGGCGCGGCGATGGATGTGGATGGATGTCTGTGGGCGGCGTTCTTTGGCGGTGGCAAGATCGTCCGCTATCGCCCCGATGGTCAGATCGACTTCGAGATTCCGCTGCCGATATCGAACCCAACCTGCCTGTGTTTTGGCGGGCCGGATTTGCGCACGCTTTATATCACGACCGCGTTCAAATTCCTGAACAGCACCCAATTGCAGCGCGAGCCTTTGGCCGGCGCGCTTTTGGCCATCGAAGGCATCGGGCAGGGCCTGCCCGAGCATCGTTTCACCCTATGA
- a CDS encoding type II 3-dehydroquinate dehydratase, translating to MTNTIYILNGPNLNRLGKREPHIYGHTTLAEVEALCRNTAGADVQIRFHQSNREYELIDWVHEATEEGAAGIIINPAAFTFTSIAILDALKQFDGPIIELHISNVHRREAIYHNSLVSKVATAVMAGLGPRGYATAVGAMQDLIAAKAQS from the coding sequence ATGACCAACACCATCTATATTCTGAACGGCCCGAACCTGAACCGTCTGGGCAAGCGCGAGCCGCATATCTATGGCCATACCACCTTGGCCGAGGTCGAGGCGCTCTGCCGCAATACTGCTGGCGCGGACGTGCAGATCCGCTTTCACCAATCAAACCGCGAATACGAGCTGATCGACTGGGTCCATGAGGCAACCGAGGAGGGGGCGGCAGGCATCATCATCAACCCCGCCGCCTTCACCTTTACCTCGATCGCGATTCTGGATGCGCTCAAGCAATTCGACGGCCCGATTATCGAATTGCATATCTCGAATGTGCACCGGCGCGAGGCGATCTATCACAATTCGCTGGTGTCAAAGGTGGCAACAGCGGTGATGGCGGGCCTTGGGCCACGCGGCTACGCCACGGCTGTCGGCGCGATGCAGGATCTGATCGCCGCAAAGGCGCAATCATGA
- the dctP gene encoding TRAP transporter substrate-binding protein DctP has product MLRSLFLAAGLAVAAAAASAQPINLRFADSTTADAPRSRALVEIFAAEIAPDFTFEGYFGGTLYRQGTEIVAVQRRNLEMALMPPSDFAEQVPEFGILTAAYLVRDADHMRRIFESDVGDEFKAMARERMGVHILAPAYYGTRNLNLRGTRAVNTPADLAGLRLRMPGGEAWQFLGSSLGANPTAVAYAEVYTALQTGAIDGEDNPLSNNRIMKFYEVTDQIVLTGHNVGFGLLMINAALFDSLTPTQQQSLQDAANKAFEWSNAEYIREESELLTFFEGEGIRIHTPDVDAFRAYSNEKYLNSDFSRNWPAGLLDRINAL; this is encoded by the coding sequence ATGCTCCGTTCCTTGTTTCTGGCGGCTGGACTGGCCGTTGCCGCAGCGGCGGCCAGCGCGCAGCCGATCAACCTGCGCTTTGCCGATAGCACGACGGCGGACGCGCCCCGCTCGCGCGCGCTGGTCGAGATTTTCGCAGCCGAGATTGCGCCCGACTTTACCTTCGAGGGTTATTTCGGCGGCACGCTGTACCGCCAAGGCACCGAGATCGTCGCCGTGCAGCGCCGCAATCTGGAAATGGCGCTGATGCCGCCCTCGGATTTCGCGGAACAAGTGCCCGAATTCGGCATCCTGACCGCCGCCTATCTGGTGCGCGACGCCGATCACATGCGCCGGATTTTCGAAAGCGACGTCGGCGATGAATTCAAGGCGATGGCGCGCGAGCGGATGGGCGTGCATATCCTTGCCCCCGCCTATTACGGCACGCGCAACCTGAACCTGCGCGGCACGCGCGCGGTGAACACGCCCGCCGATCTGGCGGGTCTGCGTCTGCGGATGCCGGGCGGCGAGGCGTGGCAGTTTCTGGGCTCATCGCTGGGCGCGAATCCCACCGCCGTCGCCTATGCCGAAGTTTACACCGCGCTGCAAACCGGCGCGATTGATGGCGAGGATAACCCGCTGTCCAACAACCGCATTATGAAATTCTATGAGGTCACCGACCAGATCGTGCTGACCGGCCATAATGTCGGCTTTGGTCTGCTGATGATCAACGCGGCGCTGTTCGACAGCCTGACGCCCACGCAGCAGCAGAGCCTGCAAGACGCCGCGAACAAGGCCTTTGAATGGAGCAATGCCGAATATATCCGCGAAGAATCCGAGCTTTTGACCTTTTTCGAGGGCGAGGGCATCCGCATTCATACCCCCGATGTTGACGCTTTCCGCGCCTATTCGAACGAGAAATACCTGAACTCGGACTTTTCGCGCAATTGGCCAGCGGGTCTGCTTGACCGGATCAACGCATTGTAA